The nucleotide window AGCTCATAtgaaccctaaaaccctaaatctTAATAACTTTCAACCCAAGACCCAAACACCAAGTTAAGCTCTCCCTATCATTTCAATCTCATAACAGAAAAGAAAAACATGCGAGGCCCCTCCATAAAATAGTAGATTAAAATTCAACTTCAATTCATCCTAATCCCAGGTTATAACATAAGATAATccctataaataataataatcccCACTTTAAatgtaaaagaataaaaataaaaattgaaatggaCCATCGAATGCGTTTTGCCATGTTAGGGTGAGAGATGAAATGCTTCGGAGGAGTTGGGAGGAAAGAAGGGGGTGGGTGGGGGACAAGATTAAAAGGATCTCGTCAGAGGCAATGATATGCCTGAGAATTTATCCCCCATGTGTCCTGCTTATATGCCTTGGAAGTTTTAACATCCTTGTCTCCCCCGTCCTCCGCTCTTCCCTCTAGTAATTTATGCCCACTTCTTCTGCTCACTTTTAACGCACAGAACTTGATTCAGATTAAACCCGAATATGGGTGATAATGCATGAGCTTCATAGACAAAGAAAGCGAACAATAAGCCAAAAGGACAACCAGGCTAATACTACTTGTGTTTAATTGGGGATGAGAAAGACAGGTTCCATAGATGATTTGGATAAGACCCAGTCCCCAGAGATTGCCCTTAAAATGCCAAAGGCAGCTAAAAGGGTCCACCACATCCAGCTTAACTCTATCTTGCCAAATGTCGTTATTCAGCTCCCATGGCCTATCCCATGCTCTGGCATTGATGTTGAAATTCACCCCTATCTAACGACCCCACCATCCCATCTTGTTTTTGCTCCAACTCCAACAAGCCAACAAAGATAAAGGaaaacacacacacatatatatgaatccgTTGCAATCAAATGAGCCCGTTGCCGGGTCCATCTCTCACCACTATCCGACGTTGAAATTTGGCATTGATGCAGACATTTATGAGAATAATGAATGGTCCACCACCAATCTAACAAATGAGGACTCTGAGAGTTGAAAAGCCAGGCAATGCAATGCATGTCAAAGTTTAGAGGACTACAACAATAATAGacgaaaatataattttttttcttgtgATCCTAACAAAGACATTGAATTACAATGGGTATAAGAATTTATGGATTCTTCCATATTCATACATGTAAAGCAAACATAAAATAAATGCCAGATTATTGTTTTCTTCTCGTAATTGGAGATACAACACCAATACCGGGGAactaatagaaaaataaattaattaataaagaaAAAAGACTCCAAAAAACTTAAAAAGGGACTTTAAAGTTGTTAGTCACCTAATGTTGTTGATAGCATTATCTCCACCTAGTTGGCTGGTGATAGTTCCTCCCACTATCCCCTTCACTTGTATCAGAAGCAGAGGCCCCATCGAATCGTCTTTCACCTACTTTTGCAGAGTTGCGGTTCGTTCGATGATCATCAGAACGAGAATTGGATTGTTCTCTTGCAATCCGACGTTCCTGAAAAACATGATAAAGGTAAATATATGGTTCACAAAGAAAATAATGTGAAAGCTCCCTTTCTGATGCGGTAAACTGTTGTTAATCTACGGTAAGGAAGAGGTGCTTACATCACGGAAGAGCAGATCATCAGCCTCAAGCATGTGGATAATATGCCCCATTTTTGGCCTCTTTGTCGCATCAGGATCAACGCATTTAAGAGCAACCAGCAGTACACGTTTAAGTGCTTTTGAAGCAGGCATCTCGGGTAACTTAGGGTCAACTACTTCCTCAGATTTTCGGTTTCCAACCTTGGTTTTTAACCACTCCACCAAATTCACCTGTCAGTTGGTTCCATCTTAGCAACTTCAAGAATTTAGGGTAAGCAATATAGAAGGAAATTTAATAAGTCAAGTCTAACCTCTCCTGGAGGACGGCTATAGTCAACAGGGCTTCTCCCGGAAATAATCTCCATAATAAGTATACCAAAGCTATACACATCACTCTTCTCATTCAGCATTCCAGTACAAGCATATTCTGGAGCAACATAACTGGGaaagaaaaatgtaattttcctaCTTCAGGACTACATAGCATTTTGGTTACAGCTCAAGTATGCATTCATAATGGTTAAattcaaatttcttttttttttaaaaaaaaaaaagagagagagagagcgtgCAAGAAGGCAAAATGGAATTACTAACCCAAAAGTTCCCATCACACGAGTTGTCACATAACTATTTTCAGAACACAAGAGTTTAGCAAGCCCAAAATCAGAAACTTTGGGGTTCCACTGGCGATCAAGTAGGATGTTGCTGGATTTTACATCCCGATGGACAACCTTCGGTTCAAGACCCTCATGAAGGTAGGCTAAACTGCACGTAAATAGCAATACACAATCTGAAGAAGAAATTATAAACAACTGTATAGGAACCAAAGCATACAATTCTAACTAATGTACCCTTTGGCTGTTCCCACTATGATATTCATTCGTATCTCCCATGTAAGAGGACTGACATCCCCAACATCCCCATGGACCCACTGTTCCAGATTCCCATTGTCAACATACTCATATACAAGCATCCTGAACAGCAAAACCAGATAAAAAAGGTCACTTCTCTTACACTATTCAGAAAAAGAGTAGCATTTTTGTTTTCATGGTGGAAGATAATCACAGTACCTATATGCACCTTCAACACAGTATCCAAGCAATCTTACAAGATTCTTGTGCCTTACACGCCCAATTGCTTCCACCTCCACCTTAAATTCCTTCTCAGCTTGACCCCTGAAGGATTGATTCATTACTTTGTTAAGCTAATTGGTAGGCAAAccaaacttaaataaatgaattaaggggAATAACGAAGACAAAAAAAGATTCCATAAAAGTCtaaccaaaaagaaaaaacacATTATCGTCCAGGCCTAATAATGACTTCTTTTCCTCAAAAAGCAGTGATTTTTACACTTTACAGCACAATGTCTGACCAACCCAAGGCAAGAACTTTAaaccagaaaagaaaaaaaacattgAGGCAGCTAACTGTTCACAGTTGCATGAATACATCGATTTCATGACAGAAAAAATTTTGTGTTTTTCCCCTTAGCAATCAAATTAAGTTCAAACTAATTACTATAATGA belongs to Gossypium arboreum isolate Shixiya-1 chromosome 7, ASM2569848v2, whole genome shotgun sequence and includes:
- the LOC108452400 gene encoding probable serine/threonine-protein kinase At1g01540, translating into MSVYDAAFVNTELSKPTSIFGLRLWVVIGILLGSLIVLTLFLLSLCLTTRRKSRRHQHLDPTPPISKEIQEIVHHPPAPDHHHAAPPVPEIQVDLGKVEHRVVFSSGESRGPTSAAASVSETASFGSGSVGPEVSHLGWGRWYTLRELELATNGLCEENVIGEGGYGIVYSGVLTDGTKVAVKNLLNNRGQAEKEFKVEVEAIGRVRHKNLVRLLGYCVEGAYRMLVYEYVDNGNLEQWVHGDVGDVSPLTWEIRMNIIVGTAKGLAYLHEGLEPKVVHRDVKSSNILLDRQWNPKVSDFGLAKLLCSENSYVTTRVMGTFGYVAPEYACTGMLNEKSDVYSFGILIMEIISGRSPVDYSRPPGEVNLVEWLKTKVGNRKSEEVVDPKLPEMPASKALKRVLLVALKCVDPDATKRPKMGHIIHMLEADDLLFRDERRIAREQSNSRSDDHRTNRNSAKVGERRFDGASASDTSEGDSGRNYHQPTRWR